From the Leucobacter denitrificans genome, one window contains:
- a CDS encoding MATE family efflux transporter: MPENSSRRVIDRRIAGLAVPTLGALVAEPLFLIVDSALIGHLGAEPLAGLAIAAAILQTAVGLMVFLAYSTTPLVARRRGAGEVRGAVQAGIDGLWLALGIGVLVGLVIWRLGSPLVSSFGADTGTSEQALTYLSVSCIGIPAMLVVFAASGLLRGLQDTRTPLVVATVGFTLNALLNWWFIYGLGWGIAGSAWGTVAAQWAMVLAYIIVIARHAVQAGASPWPHKDGLSQTGRMGGWLFIRTLGLRAAFLATVFAATSHGTTATAAYQVVFTIFTTAAFALDALAIAAQALVGDALGGRDPDRARLVTKRTVFWGFVFSGIIGVVLAALSPLIGFVFTSDAGVLEILPPALMVLGLTLPLSAYVFVLDGVLMGAGDARYLAWTSLLNVAVYLPILWLVTRLVPSGVPALVSLVTCFTIVFMLARAVTLGVRARGSRWIVLGV; this comes from the coding sequence ATGCCCGAGAACAGTTCGCGTCGCGTGATCGACCGCAGAATCGCGGGCCTTGCCGTACCCACTCTCGGGGCGCTGGTTGCCGAACCACTGTTCCTCATTGTCGACTCGGCACTCATCGGCCACCTCGGGGCCGAGCCACTCGCTGGCCTCGCAATCGCCGCAGCAATTCTACAAACAGCCGTCGGTCTCATGGTCTTTCTCGCGTACTCGACGACGCCGCTCGTCGCCAGGCGGCGCGGGGCCGGTGAAGTTCGTGGCGCGGTTCAGGCAGGTATCGATGGCCTCTGGCTCGCGCTCGGCATTGGTGTGCTCGTTGGCCTCGTCATTTGGAGGCTTGGTTCTCCGTTGGTCTCGTCATTCGGGGCCGACACCGGCACCTCGGAGCAAGCACTTACGTACCTCTCAGTGTCATGCATCGGAATTCCTGCGATGCTCGTCGTGTTCGCGGCGAGCGGGCTCCTCCGCGGCCTGCAAGACACACGCACACCCCTTGTTGTCGCGACCGTCGGGTTTACTCTGAACGCTCTGCTGAACTGGTGGTTCATCTACGGTCTCGGCTGGGGAATCGCAGGAAGCGCCTGGGGCACGGTCGCAGCTCAGTGGGCAATGGTGCTCGCCTATATCATCGTGATCGCGCGGCACGCAGTGCAAGCCGGGGCGAGCCCGTGGCCTCACAAAGACGGACTTTCGCAGACTGGCCGCATGGGCGGGTGGCTGTTCATCCGCACTCTTGGACTACGCGCCGCGTTTCTCGCCACGGTGTTTGCTGCAACAAGCCACGGCACAACCGCGACCGCCGCCTACCAGGTCGTGTTCACCATTTTCACAACCGCTGCCTTCGCGCTCGATGCCTTGGCAATCGCGGCGCAGGCTCTTGTCGGCGACGCGCTCGGTGGTCGAGACCCCGATCGGGCCAGGTTGGTCACGAAGCGCACGGTGTTTTGGGGTTTTGTGTTCAGTGGCATCATCGGTGTGGTGCTCGCCGCGCTGAGCCCGCTCATCGGATTTGTCTTCACGAGCGACGCGGGCGTGCTCGAAATTCTTCCCCCAGCGCTCATGGTGCTCGGTCTCACTCTGCCGCTCAGCGCGTATGTGTTCGTGCTCGACGGCGTGCTAATGGGAGCTGGCGACGCGCGCTACCTTGCATGGACGAGCCTTCTCAACGTCGCGGTGTACCTGCCAATCCTCTGGCTCGTCACCAGACTCGTGCCGAGCGGCGTGCCAGCTCTTGTCTCGCTCGTCACCTGCTTCACCATCGTATTTATGCTCGCCCGAGCTGTGACGCTCGGCGTGCGTGCCCGCGGCAGTCGGTGGATCGTGCTTGGAGTGTAA
- a CDS encoding lamin tail domain-containing protein: MATAVISAVGASLLLAAPTAAVAADEIGNHVNEVVLNGGVSDEGGDTGTAGTTSDIVLNEIIYDKSSGLPSGLDQVEIYNRGSETVSLAGWWIYDDKLDERTAMPLGDVSLAPGEYFVFIEDTHFDFGLGKGDQVTLFNPAGTAVDTYAYEATAPLGTWARCVDGSGEWAHATLPTPGEANICAPLPVPGSVVLNEVDSQPADWVELYNPGTEPFDISGYELRDNADDTDHRWAFPDGTVIPGGELLLVEQGDIGITEGVETGFGVFGIGSADEIRLFDASGALIDRTGAWTSHAAIDGDFAAASYARCIDGEGSFELAFATPGALNNCVPPTIAINEIDSQGAPDWAEIVNTGTEPIDISGWTLMDNDPAGHATDVIPLTEGTILQPGEYFVFNGTSHFTFGLGNGDTVTIRNAQGLTVAEHAYPNHAEGFWARCEDGTGDFADVSVGTPGMRNACGNPVRINEVESSGGTLGDWIELYNPTSSALDVGGIVVKDNDDTHEYTIPVGTTVPASGYLVLEEADFDFGLGGGDSVRLFDGDQLVDSTTWPADHADPTWGRCPTGTGPFAATAESTKGEPNVCVGEIAVSTWPGSPDVRVLDQTPTFLEDSSGLDVQETADGTFLWLVDNGTGRIWKFEASADGSVTPAEGWADGKRVRYQRDAGNAGAAGPDSEGITVDGAGSVYVVAERDNSAKGVNQNTILMVNPNEDASDLFAVAEWDITDLLPLVGANLGAEAIEWISDDALAGKLWDDNTNAPYVPGDYAGNGLFFVAVEDGGGVFAFALGNGGSATLVASLDPGLPGVMGLDYDIALGVLWAMCDDGCAGKTAQLTLNGTDTPEVAHFAAPAGLPNINNEGFATAPASLAIDGQRPVWWFADGFTSQALRVGTLPGGQSSGGDGGSGDGGSDGDGGSDGGGSDGGGGSGVGGSNPGTVTPLPGTSLTDSNRGGAVGSTDFANPGDSITITVGAQHAGTQVEAWMYSTPVKIGAGTLNSAGAITVTIPNDATAGNHRIAVYALDGTLLGWTDVRVGALAATGAEASAAALALGAVLLLGGAFLVTVRRKAGQTQA; this comes from the coding sequence ATGGCAACAGCAGTAATCAGCGCCGTCGGCGCCTCCCTGCTGCTCGCCGCCCCCACCGCTGCTGTCGCCGCCGACGAAATCGGCAACCACGTCAATGAAGTTGTCTTGAACGGAGGTGTATCTGACGAGGGTGGCGACACCGGCACCGCCGGCACGACCTCCGACATCGTGCTGAACGAGATCATCTACGACAAGTCATCGGGCCTACCGTCTGGTCTCGACCAAGTTGAGATTTACAACCGCGGCAGCGAAACCGTCTCGCTCGCGGGCTGGTGGATCTACGACGACAAGCTCGACGAGCGCACAGCGATGCCGCTCGGTGACGTTTCGCTCGCGCCGGGCGAGTACTTCGTGTTCATTGAAGACACCCACTTCGACTTCGGTCTCGGAAAGGGCGATCAGGTCACGCTGTTCAACCCAGCCGGTACCGCGGTCGATACCTATGCTTACGAGGCAACCGCCCCGCTTGGCACGTGGGCGCGCTGCGTCGACGGCAGCGGCGAGTGGGCACACGCCACGTTGCCGACGCCTGGCGAAGCCAACATATGCGCGCCGCTGCCCGTGCCGGGCTCGGTCGTGCTCAACGAGGTCGATTCGCAGCCGGCCGACTGGGTGGAGCTGTACAACCCGGGCACCGAGCCATTCGACATCTCGGGCTACGAGCTGCGTGACAACGCCGACGACACCGACCACCGGTGGGCCTTCCCCGACGGCACCGTCATTCCCGGCGGCGAGCTGCTGCTCGTTGAGCAGGGCGACATCGGCATCACCGAAGGGGTCGAAACAGGGTTCGGCGTGTTCGGCATCGGCAGCGCCGATGAGATCCGCCTCTTCGACGCATCTGGCGCACTCATCGACCGCACGGGCGCGTGGACGAGTCACGCCGCCATCGACGGCGATTTCGCCGCGGCCTCCTACGCCCGCTGCATCGACGGCGAGGGTTCATTCGAGCTCGCGTTCGCGACGCCTGGCGCACTGAACAATTGCGTGCCACCGACGATCGCTATCAATGAGATCGATTCGCAGGGTGCGCCGGACTGGGCAGAAATCGTCAACACCGGCACCGAGCCGATCGACATCTCGGGCTGGACCCTCATGGACAACGATCCGGCAGGTCATGCCACAGACGTCATTCCGCTTACAGAGGGCACTATCCTCCAGCCCGGTGAGTACTTCGTGTTCAACGGCACGAGCCACTTCACCTTCGGTCTCGGCAATGGCGACACCGTCACCATTCGTAACGCGCAGGGCCTGACCGTCGCGGAGCACGCGTATCCGAATCACGCAGAGGGTTTCTGGGCTCGCTGTGAGGACGGAACCGGTGACTTCGCCGACGTCTCAGTCGGCACTCCCGGTATGCGCAACGCCTGCGGTAACCCCGTGCGCATCAACGAGGTCGAGTCGTCGGGTGGTACACTCGGTGACTGGATCGAGCTGTACAACCCGACCTCATCCGCGCTCGATGTTGGCGGCATCGTTGTGAAGGATAACGACGATACCCACGAGTACACGATCCCGGTTGGCACCACCGTTCCGGCATCTGGCTATCTCGTGCTCGAAGAGGCCGACTTCGATTTCGGCCTAGGTGGCGGCGATTCAGTGCGCTTGTTTGACGGCGACCAGCTCGTCGACTCGACCACTTGGCCTGCCGATCACGCCGATCCAACCTGGGGGCGCTGCCCCACTGGTACCGGCCCGTTCGCTGCCACAGCTGAGTCGACTAAGGGTGAACCGAATGTCTGCGTTGGCGAGATCGCGGTCTCGACCTGGCCCGGCTCGCCCGACGTGCGCGTGCTCGATCAGACCCCGACGTTCCTCGAAGATAGTTCGGGACTCGACGTGCAGGAGACCGCCGACGGCACGTTCCTCTGGCTCGTTGATAATGGCACCGGGCGCATCTGGAAGTTCGAGGCCTCCGCTGACGGCTCCGTGACCCCCGCCGAAGGCTGGGCTGACGGCAAGCGCGTGAGGTACCAGCGCGACGCTGGCAACGCGGGCGCCGCAGGCCCCGACTCGGAGGGCATCACGGTTGACGGCGCAGGCAGCGTGTACGTTGTCGCCGAGCGCGATAACAGCGCAAAGGGCGTCAACCAGAACACGATCCTTATGGTGAACCCGAATGAGGACGCTTCAGACCTCTTCGCGGTGGCCGAATGGGACATCACCGATTTGCTGCCGCTCGTTGGTGCAAACCTCGGTGCCGAGGCAATTGAGTGGATCTCGGACGATGCACTTGCTGGCAAGCTATGGGACGACAACACCAATGCGCCGTATGTGCCAGGTGATTACGCGGGCAACGGGCTGTTCTTCGTGGCCGTTGAAGACGGTGGTGGCGTGTTCGCATTCGCGCTCGGCAATGGTGGATCGGCGACCCTCGTCGCATCACTCGATCCGGGCCTGCCCGGCGTCATGGGTCTCGACTACGACATCGCCCTCGGCGTGCTGTGGGCTATGTGTGACGACGGTTGCGCAGGCAAGACCGCACAGCTGACCCTCAATGGCACCGATACACCTGAAGTCGCGCACTTCGCGGCTCCAGCTGGCCTCCCGAACATCAACAACGAAGGCTTCGCCACGGCTCCGGCGTCGCTCGCAATTGACGGTCAGCGCCCAGTGTGGTGGTTCGCCGATGGCTTCACATCTCAGGCACTGCGTGTGGGAACGCTCCCGGGTGGGCAGTCCTCCGGTGGCGACGGCGGTTCTGGCGACGGCGGTTCCGATGGTGACGGCGGTTCGGATGGCGGCGGTTCCGATGGTGGCGGTGGATCCGGCGTCGGCGGCTCGAATCCCGGCACAGTGACCCCGCTGCCTGGCACCTCGCTGACTGACAGCAACCGCGGCGGCGCGGTCGGATCCACCGACTTTGCCAACCCGGGTGACAGCATCACGATCACGGTCGGTGCCCAGCATGCTGGCACGCAGGTCGAGGCGTGGATGTACTCAACGCCGGTGAAGATCGGCGCAGGCACGCTGAACTCTGCCGGGGCGATCACTGTGACGATCCCGAATGATGCCACTGCGGGCAATCACCGCATCGCGGTCTACGCGCTCGATGGCACCCTGCTCGGGTGGACCGACGTTCGGGTAGGAGCGCTCGCCGCGACGGGTGCCGAGGCTTCGGCTGCCGCGCTCGCGCTGGGAGCCGTGCTCCTCCTCGGCGGCGCGTTCTTGGTGACCGTTCGCCGTAAGGCGGGGCAGACCCAGGCATAG